The Solibacillus sp. FSL R7-0668 genome includes the window CAATGAAAATAACGTTCGAGTACATGAGGTAACATCTGTAGGAACTGGAGAGCCTGTGCAGCTCTTTTTTATTTCAGATACACATGCTCGCAAAATTAATGACAAGATGCTGCGCAAGATCAAAGGGCAAGTGGATGCTGTAATCATCGGTGGTGATTTTGTCGATCATCGCACTACGGAGCATACCGTGTTGGCAAATATTCAACGTTTAAAAAAGCTAGGACCTCTTTATTTTATTTGGGGCAATAATGATATTGAATTTGAAGAGTCAAGATTACGCGCATTATTTTTGAAACATAATGTTACCGTGCTGGAAAATGAGGCAGTGAAAATTGGAAAAGAGCAAAGTTTTTCGCTATGCGGAGTGACCTTTAGCCCTAATTTGCAACAGGTGAAAGCGGCATTTCATTCGTGTGATTTAAACAAAACAGCTTTTGTTGCGCATAACCCGGAGCTGTTTTCAAAAGTACACAAACATTTCAAACCACTGCTGAGCATCGGTGGTCATTTACATGGTGGGCAAATTCGTATTTTTGGCTGGGGTCTACAGCCACATGGTTATTTTAAGCAAAAGGGTCGTTCTTTTGAGTTAGTAAGCAATGGCTATGGCACAACATTACTCCCTATTCGATTAGGGGCGAAACCAGAGTGTCATGTCATTAAAATAAGATTTGAGCAAAATCAAACGAATGTCGAAAATTAGCAGTATAATAGACGTATGCAACAATTTTAAGGAGATGTTAGTATGCAAAAAGTAGAGGCAATCATAGTAGGTGGAGGCCCTTGTGGTTTATCTGCTGCGATTGAACTACAAAAGATAGGTTTAACACCAATCGTTATTGAAAAAGGGAATGTTGTCAATGCGATTTATAATTACCCAACACACCAAACATTTTTTAGTACAAGTGAAAAGCTAGCCATTGGCGATGTGCCGTTTATTATCGAGCAGCGAAAGCCAAAACGTAACCAAGCGCTTGTCTATTATCGTGAAGTGGTAAAAGCAAAAAAAATTCAAATCAATCGTTTTGAAATGGTGAAGCAAGTTGAAAAACAAGGGGAAATTTTTACGGTGATGACGGATAAAGAAACCTATGAAACACCTTTCGTCATCATTGCAACGGGCTATTATGATCACCCAAATTATTTAAACATTGCTGGGGAAAACTTACCGAAAGTGCATCATTATTTCAAAGAAGCACATGAATTTTTTGATTTAAATGTATTAGTAGTAGGTGGTAAAAACTCGGCGATTGATGCAGCATTAGAGCTAAATAAGGCTGGTGCACATGTAACAGTTGTTTACC containing:
- a CDS encoding metallophosphoesterase, encoding MGVITIIALACIVLALHMWKQANENNVRVHEVTSVGTGEPVQLFFISDTHARKINDKMLRKIKGQVDAVIIGGDFVDHRTTEHTVLANIQRLKKLGPLYFIWGNNDIEFEESRLRALFLKHNVTVLENEAVKIGKEQSFSLCGVTFSPNLQQVKAAFHSCDLNKTAFVAHNPELFSKVHKHFKPLLSIGGHLHGGQIRIFGWGLQPHGYFKQKGRSFELVSNGYGTTLLPIRLGAKPECHVIKIRFEQNQTNVEN
- a CDS encoding YpdA family putative bacillithiol disulfide reductase — protein: MQKVEAIIVGGGPCGLSAAIELQKIGLTPIVIEKGNVVNAIYNYPTHQTFFSTSEKLAIGDVPFIIEQRKPKRNQALVYYREVVKAKKIQINRFEMVKQVEKQGEIFTVMTDKETYETPFVIIATGYYDHPNYLNIAGENLPKVHHYFKEAHEFFDLNVLVVGGKNSAIDAALELNKAGAHVTVVYRGEDYSPSIKPWVLPEFLGLVRDGEITMHFNTNVKEIQEQQVVLEINGVEQTLANDIVFAMTGYHPDHSFIRAMGVEIDEETGRPTFDVETMETNVENLFIAGVIAAGNNANEIFIENGRFHGGQIAQKIAQQMK